One part of the Flavobacterium johnsoniae UW101 genome encodes these proteins:
- a CDS encoding GSCFA domain-containing protein yields the protein MQFRTQIPISKSNNPIDYNSKILSVGSCFAENMAGKFDYFKFQNETNPFGIIFNPVSIEKLFERVCNKQWFTEKDVFFYNERWHSFEVHSDLSNADRQELLETLNKAITETNKQLKEASDIIITFGTSWVYRNLVSEQIAANCHKVPQKQFSKELLSVDVIQRSIQKTIDLIQVLNPDINFIFTISPVRHIKDGFVENQLSKSHLFSALHQVLKIHNSQFITHNYFPSYEIVMDELRDYRFYNEDMLHPNQIAIDYIWKLFSENYISQESVLIMQEVDEIQKSLRHRSFNPESEQHQKFLAKLQQKINLLGEKSPHIKF from the coding sequence ATGCAGTTCAGAACCCAAATCCCAATTTCAAAAAGTAATAATCCGATTGATTATAATTCGAAAATACTTTCTGTTGGTTCTTGTTTTGCAGAAAATATGGCTGGGAAATTTGATTATTTTAAATTTCAAAATGAAACCAATCCGTTTGGGATTATTTTTAATCCTGTTTCAATTGAAAAGCTGTTTGAAAGAGTTTGTAACAAACAGTGGTTTACAGAAAAAGACGTTTTCTTTTACAACGAGCGCTGGCATAGCTTTGAGGTTCATTCTGATTTAAGTAATGCTGACAGGCAGGAATTACTGGAAACGCTCAACAAAGCTATTACAGAAACCAATAAACAATTAAAAGAAGCTTCAGATATCATCATTACATTTGGTACTTCCTGGGTTTACAGAAACCTTGTAAGTGAGCAAATAGCCGCCAATTGTCATAAAGTCCCGCAAAAACAATTCTCAAAAGAATTATTATCTGTTGATGTAATTCAGAGAAGCATTCAAAAAACAATAGATTTAATTCAGGTTTTAAATCCTGATATTAATTTCATTTTTACGATTTCGCCAGTGCGCCACATAAAAGATGGATTTGTAGAAAACCAGTTAAGTAAATCTCATTTGTTTTCAGCGTTGCACCAAGTTTTAAAAATTCACAATTCACAATTCATAACTCATAATTATTTCCCTTCTTACGAAATTGTGATGGACGAACTTCGCGATTATCGTTTTTATAATGAAGATATGCTTCACCCCAACCAAATTGCGATTGATTACATTTGGAAACTGTTCAGCGAAAATTACATTTCGCAAGAAAGTGTTTTAATAATGCAGGAAGTAGACGAAATTCAAAAAAGCCTTCGCCACAGAAGCTTCAATCCAGAATCTGAACAGCACCAAAAATTCTTAGCTAAACTTCAGCAGAAAATAAACCTTTTAGGAGAAAAATCACCACACATTAAATTCTAA
- a CDS encoding glycosyltransferase, with translation MKALESKRGLPRIIYIGNDEPDLKSVKLASYESNDLEVMYLKDDKDINKSIISFNPDCIVTTVSSPEHCLNLMNLPIDIRRRWINLPDSKKDEIGEIAYNCAMNYILSYQTHDLISFFTPIYNTGEKLLRTYESIKNQTYINWEWVIVNDSNDDGKTLKIAEDIAAKDLRVKVYDFKEKSGGVIGEVKYRAACMCNGDYLAELDHDDYLIPDCAFNIVEAFRKYPEAGFVYSDCAEIDENWNSLTYPDEFAFGYGKYENQFVMGKLMQVYISMNINPKTIRHIVGIPNHIRVWRKSVYHQIGGHRRRLSIADDYELMVRTFLATKLIRIPKIGYLQFIYSNENAANTHDTARGDIQRRVRTIAAFYNQKIKERFEELGVKDWAYEENPTNPLLTQSKFGAEEGAVNLILD, from the coding sequence ATGAAAGCATTAGAATCCAAAAGAGGACTGCCCCGTATTATTTATATAGGAAATGATGAGCCAGATCTTAAATCTGTAAAATTAGCCAGTTATGAGTCTAATGATTTAGAGGTAATGTATTTAAAGGATGATAAGGATATTAATAAATCTATCATTTCATTTAATCCAGACTGTATTGTAACTACTGTTAGTTCTCCTGAGCATTGTCTCAATCTGATGAACCTGCCAATAGACATAAGAAGAAGATGGATAAATTTACCAGATTCAAAAAAAGATGAAATTGGTGAAATCGCATACAATTGTGCGATGAATTATATTCTGTCCTATCAGACTCATGATTTGATTTCTTTTTTTACACCGATTTATAATACAGGTGAAAAACTTTTAAGGACTTATGAATCAATAAAAAATCAAACCTATATTAATTGGGAATGGGTAATAGTAAATGACTCAAATGATGACGGAAAAACTCTAAAGATTGCTGAAGATATAGCTGCAAAAGATCTGCGTGTTAAAGTGTATGATTTTAAAGAAAAATCAGGAGGAGTAATTGGTGAAGTTAAATATCGTGCTGCGTGTATGTGTAATGGAGATTACCTGGCAGAACTGGATCATGACGATTATCTTATACCAGATTGTGCTTTTAATATAGTAGAAGCATTTAGAAAGTATCCGGAAGCTGGGTTTGTTTATTCAGACTGCGCAGAAATTGATGAGAACTGGAATTCCTTAACTTATCCAGACGAGTTTGCTTTTGGTTACGGGAAATACGAAAACCAGTTTGTGATGGGGAAATTGATGCAGGTCTATATTTCTATGAATATCAACCCCAAAACAATTCGTCATATAGTTGGAATACCCAATCATATTCGGGTATGGAGAAAATCAGTATATCATCAAATTGGAGGACATAGAAGAAGATTATCTATTGCAGATGATTACGAATTAATGGTGCGGACTTTTCTTGCGACCAAATTAATAAGAATACCTAAAATAGGTTATTTGCAATTTATTTATTCTAACGAAAACGCTGCAAATACTCACGATACAGCCAGAGGAGATATTCAACGCAGGGTTAGAACCATTGCTGCCTTTTATAATCAAAAAATAAAAGAGCGATTTGAAGAACTTGGCGTAAAAGATTGGGCGTACGAAGAAAATCCAACAAATCCATTATTAACCCAAAGCAAATTTGGGGCAGAAGAAGGAGCTGTAAACCTGATTTTAGATTAA